In a single window of the bacterium genome:
- the pyrF gene encoding orotidine-5'-phosphate decarboxylase: protein MKWERKTGIVLALDVPDRERAFSLLDEVADFIDVIKFNYPLILREGLRIVTDIKRRYRKPILADFKVADVPVTNDRIVRLAAEAGADGIMVHGFIGIDALRSARRAAGTMKVLVVTQLTNPGGLDFTAQFTEEFAGLAKLLELDGVQAPGNRPEVVARVREIVGPELTVVCCGIGAQGGRFGAAIAAGADFEIVGRAIYDAPEPPRAVEKIRAAIAPGLGKGGSPR, encoded by the coding sequence ATGAAATGGGAACGGAAAACCGGGATCGTGCTCGCCCTCGACGTTCCCGACCGCGAACGCGCCTTTTCCCTCCTGGACGAAGTCGCGGACTTCATCGACGTGATCAAGTTCAACTACCCGCTGATCCTGCGCGAAGGCCTGAGGATCGTGACCGATATCAAGCGGCGCTACCGTAAACCCATTCTCGCCGACTTCAAGGTGGCCGACGTCCCCGTCACCAACGACCGGATCGTCCGCCTGGCCGCGGAAGCGGGGGCCGACGGGATCATGGTCCACGGGTTCATCGGCATCGACGCCCTGCGTTCGGCCCGCCGGGCGGCGGGGACGATGAAGGTCCTGGTCGTCACCCAGCTCACCAACCCGGGGGGGCTGGATTTTACCGCCCAATTCACCGAGGAGTTCGCGGGCCTAGCCAAACTCCTGGAACTGGACGGGGTCCAGGCCCCGGGGAACCGGCCGGAGGTGGTCGCCCGGGTCCGCGAGATCGTGGGGCCGGAACTGACCGTCGTCTGCTGCGGAATCGGGGCCCAGGGAGGGAGGTTCGGCGCCGCCATCGCCGCCGGGGCCGATTTCGAAATCGTCGGCCGCGCCATCTACGACGCCCCCGAGCCCCCGCGGGCGGTGGAAAAAATCCGCGCCGCCATCGCCCCCGGCTTGGGCAAGGGAGGTTCCCCGCGTTGA
- a CDS encoding LOG family protein — translation MTARVRTVGVFGSAVSREGTEEYEEAVRAGAAVARAGFDLVCGGYGGSMEAVSRGCAEAGGSARGIGLDYFSSPPNRFLGRFEHASTLGRRLDRFVEDADLFLALPGGIGTVAEVMFVWDLVKSGRISGKPVILYGRSWERLLAVLEESFVIPSGAFAAMLRAPDLAALEEILRKIG, via the coding sequence ATGACGGCGCGGGTCCGGACCGTCGGGGTTTTCGGGAGCGCGGTCTCGCGCGAAGGGACCGAGGAATACGAAGAAGCCGTCCGGGCGGGGGCGGCCGTCGCCCGGGCCGGGTTCGATCTCGTCTGCGGAGGCTACGGGGGGAGCATGGAAGCGGTCTCCCGGGGGTGCGCGGAAGCCGGGGGAAGCGCGCGGGGGATCGGACTCGACTATTTCTCCTCGCCCCCCAACCGGTTCCTCGGCCGGTTCGAGCACGCTTCCACCCTGGGGCGGCGCCTGGACCGTTTCGTCGAGGACGCCGACCTCTTCCTCGCCCTCCCCGGGGGGATCGGAACCGTCGCCGAGGTCATGTTCGTTTGGGACCTGGTCAAGAGCGGGCGCATTTCGGGCAAGCCCGTCATTCTCTACGGCCGAAGTTGGGAACGGCTGCTCGCCGTCCTCGAAGAAAGCTTCGTCATCCCCTCCGGCGCTTTCGCCGCGATGCTCCGGGCTCCGGACCTGGCGGCGTTGGAGGAGATCTTGAGGAAGATCGGTTGA